One window of the Pyrus communis chromosome 17, drPyrComm1.1, whole genome shotgun sequence genome contains the following:
- the LOC137722452 gene encoding glycine-rich RNA-binding protein 4, mitochondrial-like: MAFCNKIGSLLKHNISQTGQAPVTAMLNSVRCMSSKLFVGGLSFGTNDESLKEAFSSFGDVTEARVITDRDTGRSRGFGFVNFASDDSASSALSSMDGQDLHGRNIRVSYATERTGPRPFNGGGGGGDYRGGY, translated from the exons ATGGCTTTCTGTAACAAAATTGGGAGCCTCTTGAAGCACAACATTTCCCAGACTGGACAAGCACCCGTGACAGCAATGCTTAATTCTGTGCGCTGCATGTCTTCCAAGCTTTTTGTTGGAG GCCTTTCATTTGGAACTAATGATGAGTCTCTTAAGGAGGCATTCTCAAGCTTTGGTGATGTGACTGAGG CAAGAGTTATCACGGACAGGGATACTGGAAGGTCTAGgggttttggatttgttaaCTTTGCCAGTGATGATTCTGCCAGTTCAGCACTTTCTTCCATGGATGGCCAG GATTTGCATGGGCGAAACATTCGTGTCAGTTATGCCACTGAGCGAACTGGTCCTCGACCATTTAACGGTGGTGGTGGAGGGGGTGATTACCGTGGCGGCTATTGA